Part of the Labilibaculum antarcticum genome, AGCTGTGGTTGAGTGATTGATTTTGATGTGGTTTAGAGATCTTTATACTCTTTTGGATATGCAACGCATCCAGAAACCGATTTCAAGGAATCCTTTTCCAATTCAAGTGCCATAAAAACATCATCAGTCACTTCAAAAGGACATGTTATTTTGAACTTGGAAGCTGGGGTAAAACCAAATTTGGAATAAAATTCAGGGTGACCTAAAACAATCACTGATTTGTGCCCCAATTTTTTTGCTTTGGCCAATCCATTTTCTAGTAATTGTGAACCAATTCCTAAGCCTTGCAACTCGGGTATTACCGACATAGGTGCCAGCGCCAAAGCTTCAAATGTGTTATCGTCAGCTTTAATTTCAACAGGAAAGAACAGGATGTGACCAACAATTTCATTTCCCATACAAGCAACCAGGGAAAGATCTTTACTGTACTTTTTATTTCTACGTAGCTTCTCTACCAATATTCCTTCAGCTTCCTGACCAAAAGCCATGTCGTTAATCATGGATATTACTTTGTAATCATTCTTATTTTCCGGTCGAATCTTAATTTTCATAAAAGTAAGTTTAGGTTGAAGAAAGTTAGTGAAAATAGCATAAAAAAATCCAACAAATTTGAATGTTTCAATTTTGTTGGATTCTGATATGTCTTGTAATTTATACAGCTTCTCCCACAAGGGTTGCCTTGGTGCAAGTTTTCACAATCACATTTGCGAGATCACCTATTTTGTACTCTTTTTTGGGGAATACGATCACTTTGTTTTGTGAAGTTCTTCCGTACACATCCTGTTCCGATCTCTTTGAAATTCCTTCGATTAAAACTTCGAAAACTTTTCCAATGTCACCTTGATTGTTTTCTAATGATATCTGATTTTGCAGCACAATCATCTCTTCCAATCTTCTTTGCTTTACATCTTCAGGAACATTGTCTGCTAAATTCTTGTAGGCAAATGTTCCCGGGCGTTCTGAATATTTGAACATATAGGCCAAATCGAATTTCGCCCATTTCATTAATTCAATGGTTTGGTTGAAATCTTCTTCGCTTTCGTTATGAAATCCACAGAAAATATCAGATGA contains:
- a CDS encoding GNAT family N-acetyltransferase, whose product is MKIKIRPENKNDYKVISMINDMAFGQEAEGILVEKLRRNKKYSKDLSLVACMGNEIVGHILFFPVEIKADDNTFEALALAPMSVIPELQGLGIGSQLLENGLAKAKKLGHKSVIVLGHPEFYSKFGFTPASKFKITCPFEVTDDVFMALELEKDSLKSVSGCVAYPKEYKDL